A DNA window from Pontiella agarivorans contains the following coding sequences:
- a CDS encoding Maf family protein, producing the protein MQNYPNLGKLILGSASPRRRELLAALGVEFEVRIPDIDETPGADEPPRAFAERLAAEKAAAVPATPGETVIAADTIVVLNGQILGKPRDSGHAFEMLSALSGCTHEVITGVCIRTKEKSNVFSVTTQVVFRILEKQEIVDYIASGCPMDKAGAYAIQGGALHMVKAISGSYTNVVGLPLCEIHEVLISL; encoded by the coding sequence ATGCAAAATTATCCAAACCTTGGAAAACTGATTCTCGGCAGCGCTTCGCCGCGCCGGCGCGAACTGCTGGCGGCTCTCGGCGTGGAATTTGAGGTTCGTATTCCCGATATTGACGAAACCCCCGGAGCTGATGAGCCGCCCCGTGCGTTTGCAGAACGACTTGCCGCTGAAAAAGCAGCCGCTGTTCCCGCCACCCCCGGCGAAACTGTTATTGCGGCTGACACCATTGTGGTTCTGAACGGGCAGATTCTCGGAAAACCCCGCGACAGCGGCCATGCGTTTGAAATGCTTTCCGCTCTTTCGGGCTGTACGCACGAAGTGATCACCGGGGTCTGTATCCGCACAAAGGAAAAGAGCAACGTTTTCTCCGTGACCACGCAGGTGGTTTTCCGAATACTGGAAAAACAGGAGATCGTCGACTACATTGCTTCGGGCTGCCCGATGGATAAGGCGGGAGCGTATGCAATTCAGGGCGGAGCACTTCACATGGTGAAAGCAATATCCGGATCATACACCAATGTCGTCGGGTTGCCCCTCTGCGAAATCCATGAAGTATTGATTTCTCTTTAA